Proteins encoded by one window of Leptospira neocaledonica:
- a CDS encoding ATP-dependent 6-phosphofructokinase — protein MNTKIRNFGPCKIESPAAYEYYTADESKVVFKTVFETEESWKQYIGEGAEFFEQAGPRKKIYFDPKEVTAGIVTCGGLCPGINDVIRGIVMELNYRYGVKRILGFPYGYQGLVKKFDHKPMELNPENVAHIGRDGGTILASSRGNQNASDMVDRLSLYGVKMLFCIGGDGTLRGAKEIVNEIDRRGEEISVIGVPKTIDNDINYVQKTFGFSTAFSKAMEAVECAHVEAKGAPNGIGVVKLMGRHSGFIAVNAALASQNVNYCLIPEVDFDLKGKGSFLDVLKKRIQTREHAVIIVAEGAGQKFFGKTEERDASGNLKLGDIGVYLKNSIQEFFKAEKIEVNVKYIDPSYIIRSIPANPEDSIFCGFLAQNAVHAGMAGKTDLVIGMWNNVFTHLPIDIAIQERKVLQPTKSTLWRTLLASTGQPAHMVAE, from the coding sequence ATGAACACAAAGATTAGAAATTTCGGACCTTGCAAAATTGAAAGTCCTGCCGCTTATGAATATTACACTGCAGACGAATCCAAGGTGGTTTTCAAGACGGTGTTCGAGACGGAAGAGAGCTGGAAGCAATATATAGGAGAAGGAGCCGAATTTTTCGAACAAGCAGGTCCTAGAAAGAAGATCTATTTTGACCCGAAAGAAGTGACGGCCGGGATCGTGACCTGTGGGGGCCTCTGTCCAGGGATCAATGACGTGATCCGAGGTATCGTAATGGAATTAAATTATAGATACGGGGTGAAACGTATTCTTGGATTTCCTTACGGCTACCAGGGTCTTGTCAAAAAATTTGATCATAAGCCTATGGAGTTGAATCCGGAAAATGTAGCCCATATAGGGAGGGATGGGGGTACCATTCTCGCTTCTTCCAGAGGGAACCAAAATGCTTCCGACATGGTGGACAGACTCTCTTTGTATGGGGTCAAGATGTTATTCTGTATCGGGGGGGATGGTACCTTAAGAGGTGCCAAAGAGATCGTAAACGAGATAGATAGAAGGGGAGAAGAGATCTCAGTCATCGGAGTTCCCAAGACGATCGATAACGATATCAATTATGTGCAAAAAACTTTCGGATTTTCCACGGCATTCTCCAAAGCGATGGAAGCGGTAGAATGTGCCCATGTGGAAGCAAAAGGTGCTCCGAACGGAATAGGTGTAGTGAAACTAATGGGAAGACATTCCGGTTTTATTGCGGTGAATGCGGCCTTAGCTTCTCAAAACGTAAATTATTGTCTGATCCCTGAAGTGGATTTTGATCTGAAAGGAAAAGGGTCCTTCTTAGATGTTTTGAAAAAAAGGATCCAAACCAGAGAACATGCAGTGATCATTGTAGCAGAAGGTGCAGGCCAAAAGTTTTTCGGTAAAACCGAAGAAAGAGACGCTTCCGGAAATTTGAAGTTAGGCGATATAGGCGTATATCTTAAAAATTCAATCCAAGAATTTTTCAAAGCGGAGAAGATTGAAGTGAATGTAAAATATATAGACCCAAGTTATATTATCCGTTCCATTCCTGCAAATCCTGAGGATTCTATTTTCTGTGGGTTTTTGGCTCAGAATGCCGTACACGCCGGCATGGCAGGTAAGACGGATTTAGTGATCGGAATGTGGAATAATGTGTTCACCCATCTTCCGATAGATATAGCTATCCAGGAAAGAAAGGTGCTTCAGCCTACTAAGAGCACTTTGTGGAGAACATTATTAGCCTCTACAGGACAGCCTGCTCATATGGTTGCGGAATAG
- a CDS encoding LIC_20087 family outer membrane protein — protein sequence MAKQNIPSYINKYRMRTEKMTYDSKSLPKRKRSFFRKTFPSLLQVIFPFVASLSVIYGENSSTFFWDSFDNFSKNKALFSQKETSDQTEEKEEHKVKFFSSLTFKYPYEMKAFRDYIPTDSTSFNSIPGLPNKLPSQPRIHLQRNEFFALYPAFGREEVFVMAMSAGQNKENKSEAYIGANTERRAFDQLTDVRVTSSVMPGLGSNLSKGLDNQAGNLLFGYLLGRAGIQMDLGWRMAGNNVGLAIPESAKSSIGISYSLISNSSSLNKMDFFLQVSGIKRFNDKSFLPIDTPQAFRGWQQGYEYYVNPGFSISTRNLSFEGLVRLPLHPTLPNTDGLLTPEIQGMLGVKYKFLESSPNLQK from the coding sequence TTGGCAAAGCAGAATATTCCGTCATATATCAATAAATATAGGATGAGAACCGAGAAGATGACATATGATTCCAAATCTCTTCCTAAACGTAAGCGCTCGTTCTTTAGAAAGACTTTCCCTTCCCTCTTGCAGGTGATTTTTCCTTTTGTCGCGAGCCTGTCCGTAATCTACGGAGAGAACAGTTCCACTTTTTTCTGGGATTCTTTCGACAACTTTTCCAAAAATAAGGCCTTATTTTCCCAAAAGGAAACTTCCGACCAAACGGAAGAGAAGGAGGAGCATAAGGTCAAATTTTTCTCTTCTCTTACATTCAAATATCCTTATGAGATGAAAGCCTTTCGTGATTATATTCCGACCGATTCCACATCTTTCAATTCCATTCCCGGCTTACCTAATAAGTTACCGAGTCAACCTAGAATACATTTACAAAGAAATGAATTTTTCGCTTTGTATCCTGCATTCGGAAGAGAAGAAGTTTTTGTAATGGCAATGAGCGCGGGCCAGAACAAAGAAAATAAATCCGAGGCATATATAGGAGCTAATACAGAAAGAAGAGCATTCGATCAGCTAACAGATGTGAGAGTTACTTCTTCCGTTATGCCTGGCTTAGGTTCTAACCTTTCCAAAGGTTTAGACAACCAGGCTGGGAACTTACTCTTCGGATATCTGCTCGGAAGAGCCGGAATTCAAATGGATTTAGGTTGGAGAATGGCCGGAAACAACGTAGGTTTGGCAATTCCGGAATCCGCAAAATCTTCCATCGGGATCAGTTACTCTTTGATCTCAAATTCCAGTAGCTTAAATAAGATGGATTTCTTTTTACAAGTTTCCGGAATCAAAAGATTTAATGATAAAAGTTTTCTACCGATCGATACTCCTCAAGCTTTCAGAGGATGGCAACAAGGTTACGAATATTACGTGAATCCCGGATTTTCTATTTCAACAAGAAACTTAAGTTTCGAGGGTTTGGTTCGTTTACCTCTTCACCCGACTCTTCCAAATACAGATGGACTACTCACTCCGGAAATCCAAGGTATGCTTGGGGTGAAATACAAATTTTTGGAAAGTTCTCCAAATTTACAAAAATAA
- a CDS encoding DUF3157 family protein, with the protein MKKIKFLILFCAASGILADEVVFTKNGKKVVLKENFTWQYAPEQKVDPSKKSNTNRSILKGTDQTSLIKSKSGVYSVFYNAAQWTSVTENHEFAEFHFVNQARTGNAMVIYEGLEIPLESFPELVLLNVIKTDPDARILNIEDCSVNGVPGKIVTYTAQIKGLRFIFYSFLASGNFGSVQFSTFTLESQFEKEKANFEKVISGFVLN; encoded by the coding sequence GTGAAAAAAATCAAGTTTCTAATCTTATTCTGCGCTGCCTCAGGAATATTGGCCGACGAAGTAGTTTTTACAAAAAATGGAAAGAAAGTAGTATTAAAGGAAAATTTTACCTGGCAATATGCGCCTGAACAAAAAGTAGATCCTTCGAAAAAATCAAATACAAACAGATCCATCCTAAAAGGAACCGATCAGACAAGCTTGATCAAAAGTAAATCGGGAGTATACTCCGTTTTTTATAACGCGGCCCAATGGACAAGTGTGACTGAAAATCACGAATTTGCAGAATTTCATTTCGTGAACCAAGCCAGAACCGGGAACGCAATGGTAATCTACGAAGGTTTGGAAATTCCGTTAGAATCCTTTCCTGAATTAGTTTTATTGAATGTAATTAAAACGGATCCGGATGCCAGGATTTTAAACATCGAAGATTGTTCTGTGAACGGAGTCCCTGGAAAAATCGTCACCTACACTGCGCAAATCAAAGGTCTTAGATTTATTTTCTATTCTTTTCTGGCTAGTGGAAATTTCGGTTCAGTTCAATTCTCTACTTTTACCCTGGAAAGCCAATTCGAGAAAGAGAAAGCGAATTTTGAGAAGGTAATTTCTGGATTTGTTTTGAATTGA